tttatgtatgGTTGTTACACTTGAATACTATTCATTTGTAAGTCTTCTTTCTTATTAGTATAAATATTCTGTAACCTCAAtctttgtcatgtttttgtggGTTGTTTTTATGAACCATATGTGTGAGACTCGTGATGTGCCAgttcatactgtaaataaatattttgtttacaaATCTTAGATTACCtgtctttgcttttttcttcttatgtgcattcacacagcagctgttttcaatcAGGActcaatgtatttaaaattgaACTAATCAATACATTATTCCATCAAATTTCactgtatttaatgtttattttttgaagtTCTATATTTTGTACATTCACTTATGCAATACAATCAAAACAAGTATCccttttgaaaaagaaaaaactgttaCAGCAGTAAGTAGGTATGAGAAGTTTCTATTGTTTGACTTTCCTGTAGATCAGGTTTAGGTGTGGCAGAAAAAGGTGTCATTGAGGTTGGAAACGTGTCTTTGTTCAAACTGAGCCTACAGGCAAAGGTATTTGTCctttaaatggagtcacaggaattttttttcatttgttaagGGAGTAAATATTGAAATTCATAGAAATATTTACATCACTTTGTTTGAGGTTTTTACCCTGCAAAAGATATTATGCATGGGTTTGTTCTTGAGTCAGTCTTGTAAGGTAAATCATTCCTTACCACCAAAACTCTATTTTGACTCCTTTCTGTAGGAATAAGTCTCTCACTTCAACCTACAAGCTTAATGCAATACTGTGTGAGATAGTCAGGGTGATcagttaaaatgtaatgttaaataaattCAAAGCTTGTCTGGATTAAGAAACATTTGTTTACCCTTCTGGAGTATTTCATTCGGAAAAATCAActtcctggtctgtttgagctGAAGGCACCAACCCAAATCTCTGAAATTGAGTGTTTGCTCAAAGCTttacctgtttgtgtgtgtgtgtgtgtgtgtgtgtgtgtgtgtgtgtgtgtgtgtgtgtgtgtgtgtgtgtgtgtgtgtgtgtgtgtgtgtgtgtgtgtgagcacaggTGGAATTTGTAGCCATTGTTCCCGGTCTTGAATCTTAGCTTGAGGTAACAAAGCATGTATGTGTGGGAAcaatgaacagagagaaaacatggGTTGTGGATATCAGGTCTCAGCTTTCCCCTTTTGTCTGGGAGCACAGAAACTCCACCCTGAAAGTTTGAACCACAACAGGAGGCAGTTATCTTCTCACAGTGAGACCTTAATCCATCAGAGCACAGCAAACGTTTCCGCAAGCAGGTGAGAGTGGACTATATGACACCCCAAACCCAGTAAGACTACCTGTAAAGCCCCTGTAGTGGCCAACAATCTTCAAGACGTGAGCATTTCAGCAAGAGCGGTCATTTCTTTCTTCTAGTTTCCTGTGTAGAAGTTGAGTTGTGGCTGCAGTGGCGTTAACATGGCATCTCAGGGCCTCCAAATCATGGGTGTGCTGCTGGCCTTTATCGGCTGGTTCGGCACCATCATAACCTGCGCTCTGCCCATGTGGAGAGTCACCGCTTTCGTTGGGGCCAACATCGTGACCGCCCAGGTGATCTGGGAAGGCTTGTGGATGAACTGTGTGGTTCAGAGCACGGGCCAGATGCAGTGTAAGGTCTACGACTCCATGCTGGCCCTGCCTCAGGACCTGCAGGCTGCCAGGGCCATGGTGATAATCTCGGTGATCGTCGGCGTGTTCGGCGTCCTCATGGCCGTGGTCGGAGGAAAGTGCACTAACTGCATGGAGGATGAGGTGTCTAAAGCCAAAGCATGCATCGTGGCTGGGGTGATCTTTATCATAGCCGCCATGCTGATCATGATTCCAGTGTCGTGGTCAGCTCATGCAGTGATCAGGGACTTTTATAACCCCCTGGTGATCGCAGCTCAGAGGAGGGAGCTTGGAGCTGCACTGTATATTGGCTGGGGCTCCTCTGGGATGCTGCTGCTCGGAGGAGGCCTGCTCTGCAACAACTGCCCCCCAAAAGACAGCAGACCTTACATACCTGCCAAGTTTGCCCCTGCCAGGACCGTATCCTCAAATGTGGACTATGTGTGAGTGTAAGCTGTCACATGCCTGTTACTGAAAAAGTTGCACAAAGTGATCTGTTTCATAgggttgattttcttttttcaatttggAGCTGTATAGTAACTAAAACATGCAAAGTAAAGtatattgttttggtttgttttcatgtgttttaagtTTTCAGATTAAGTGGTTTCCTTTAGAAGATTGATATACACTGTCGAGTGTCAGCTTTCACATGGCAAATTCATTCATTCGTATTCATGATGTGTTtctcaaatattatttttcactAAACAATTCCTAAACTGTGAATCTAAAACCTGTAACATTTCTctgaaacaatatatttattaggAGTAAATTTCCTACTAAAAGGAGTCGtttttttcatgcatgaatGGAGTGATGCAGTACTTATTCAGTTGCTCAAATACTCAATATTGTTGCCCAGAGAAGTTGTGAAAACCAAACAAATTGAATGAATGCAGAATCTTCTAAAGCTCATTATGATACTAGATACAGTACGCTTGAAATCAGTTGTGaagctttcttttttacttgtaTTAAAATACAATGATCACTGCTGGACTTCCAATTGTCTTTCAAATAAAGCCTCTTTATTCAGACTGTTCGTGACGTCTTCCTTTCTTGCACCTGCAGACATATTGTAATAAGACTGAAACTGCACATCTTGCTAACCACGCATGATAAGGCATTCAGGAATTCAGGGGAGTAAACTCTGGGGAATTCACTGTATCGGGTTGAGATGTTTGCCACGCTACAATACGACTGCCCTTGTATTCAGACAGTAATTTACAGTTTCTGTCTTAAGTAAAATGGATGTCACTGCCAGAGACAATGGTGTGCTGTGTATGCCTGGATTCGTGTTGCTAAGGAACTGTTTTATATCTCCAAAGAAAAGATATTTACACTTTGCCCGGCGAGAGCCCATCTGCCAAGTCTTGTCAAGTTGATATATCTTAAACCTTTTTAACGGTTTTCTTTGTGTTAACAGACATTTTCAATTGAAAGCACACcgacaagaaaaacaacagaccCCTGTAATTTTTCACTactttgtctgtttctgttttggcTTCGCAGCTGTTGTAATCAGTGGTTGGAGAAGCATTCAGATATTACTTCAGGAAAAGTAGAAATTCAACAACCTGTAAATAATCCTGTAGATGTAAAAGGTCATGTTTTCAAAATTTCACACGATTAAAAGAACAAATGTGGTAAAATTGTGCGTTACTCATTATGGCCCCAGTCAGTGTCATGTATTTATACATACTAACATCGTATTACCAATACTGATGCATCAATatgtaagcagcatttaaatGTTGCAGCTGGAAATATTCTATATATACTTTCAGGTAGTTTAACCTATAATAATGCGGAACCTTTAATGAGAagattgtatttcatttgatgtcattattataattcattcaGTAACTATAACTTTTACataatgtagtggagtaaaaagtacagtCTTCTCAATAAAATGTAGTGAAATAGAAGTAAAAGATGATAGTGCTTTAAGTATAGTACTATAGTTAATGCGAGTTCATGGTCCAAGAAACAATgttaaaagagacaaaaacattttttttttgacaaaaatagtttattgtctgaatgaaaaaacagaatgaaactgaaaaataactcTCACAtgacaaacatattttacattttaagtgctTACAAACAAGATGATGGAAACATGAGGACTGAAAGTCTGAGTCAGACTGAGTTAATACTGAAATTATAACACAAAACATACActgagtaaaaagaaaagaatttaACTGCAATTCTTAACTTCATGTTGTGTTCTTCTAACATGGCACGTACCTTACAGGGTCTCTTGTATCTTTCAAAAACAAATGGCCACAGTGTGTTAGATAAAGGAAGTTAGTCACAATGCAAATCACAATTTGATAAGCAACAGGTTTGAACTGTATGCAGAGTGCTCTCCTCTCATGTTAGACAAATTCCTTCCCGGGTGTTGTGGATTTCGGTGGGGAATACTTTGCTCCGCTGTAGCGGTCTCCTCCTGACGGGCactgacagcagaggagagccCCACCAATCAGCAGCAGCCCTGATGCTCCCCAGCCTATGTACAAACAGGCACCGAGCTCCCTCCTCTGAACGTCAGGAACCATGGGGTTGTAGAAGTCCTTTATGATAGTATTAGCAGGCAGGGACACAGTCACCAGACATAGAGCCCCACTCAGGATGAAGAAAACACCTGCAGAGATGGCCACTCTGGCTTTTGCTGCTTTGTCCCCAACGCAGGTGGTGCATTTCCCTCCCaccacagagagcagcaggccAAACAAAGAGAACAGAATGGCGATGACAACCATGGCCCGGGCCGCCTGGAGGTCTGGAGGCAGGGCCAGCAGGGAGTCGTAGACCTTGCACTGCATCTGGCCTGTGCTCTGTACCACACAGGTCATCCACAGTCCTTCCCAGATGGTCTGAGCCACCACGATGTTGTTCCCGATGAATGCAGACACCTTCCACAATGGCAGCATACAGATCAATATGTTTCCAACCCATCCGAGCACCGCCAACCCCACACCCAGAATCTGCAGCCCCAAAGATACCATTGCTGTTTGCTGGtgttcctcctctttctctttctgcgTCTCAGTTCAACTCTTGGCTGCCAACTAAACACTTTCCAACTGTGGGGAATTTTTATATGACCCTCAGATGCTCCTGAGCAGCCCCCCTCCTGTGGGTGGGCTTTGGCTTCATTGCTCAGATATAAACATCCATCAAGCCTTTGAGTTCAGAGGTGTCTCTCTCCTACAGAAAGGCCCCATGGTGTTTCAGCAAAGCCCCCAGTATGGTTCACTTCAAAGTTTAACATGAAAATCCAGCTTTATGGAATAAAGAAAAAGCTGTGAAACAGTGACTTTGCTTAAAATATGAAAGATTTCttgttcatgaaaaaaaaattgtttatcaaaacattttaatatagtaGAAGACGTCATTTATTACTTTTACGTTTTATTCTGTCTTGTTGAACCCGTTAAATCatatttgctaaaaaaaataatataatatttaatgtgcTACTTGGTAAAATATTGGCATTTAACTTACCTGCCTTGTCTTAATTTTACctactttatttttgtttttgttttttgtatagTTGTATAAAGGGTtgtgattgattgtgtgtgttgctgaatgtatgtatgtatgtatgtatgtatgtatgtatgtatgtatgtatgtatgtatgtatgtatgtatgtatgtatgtatgcagtaCTATTATGTCAAAATACCATTGAGATG
This Scomber scombrus chromosome 14, fScoSco1.1, whole genome shotgun sequence DNA region includes the following protein-coding sequences:
- the LOC133994594 gene encoding claudin-4-like codes for the protein MVSLGLQILGVGLAVLGWVGNILICMLPLWKVSAFIGNNIVVAQTIWEGLWMTCVVQSTGQMQCKVYDSLLALPPDLQAARAMVVIAILFSLFGLLLSVVGGKCTTCVGDKAAKARVAISAGVFFILSGALCLVTVSLPANTIIKDFYNPMVPDVQRRELGACLYIGWGASGLLLIGGALLCCQCPSGGDRYSGAKYSPPKSTTPGKEFV
- the LOC133994587 gene encoding claudin-4-like; translated protein: MVSAGFQMLGTALGIVGWIGAILVCALPMWKVSAFIGSNIVTAQTTWEGIWMNCVIQSTGQMQCKVYDSMLALSSDLQAARALTIISIIVGIMAILLAVAGGKCTNCVDDENSKAKVGVASGVVFIAAGILCLIPVCWTAHTIIRNFYNPLLIQGQKRDGVNMASQGLQIMGVLLAFIGWFGTIITCALPMWRVTAFVGANIVTAQVIWEGLWMNCVVQSTGQMQCKVYDSMLALPQDLQAARAMVIISVIVGVFGVLMAVVGGKCTNCMEDEVSKAKACIVAGVIFIIAAMLIMIPVSWSAHAVIRDFYNPLVIAAQRRELGAALYIGWGSSGMLLLGGGLLCNNCPPKDSRPYIPAKFAPARTVSSNVDYV